The window CATGTCTGGTATTCCGGTCTTACAGCTCAGTAGATATGTGTATCATCCCGAGTTGAAAGGAATGGAACTTATTTTGCATGTCGATCTCTTTCCGGAATTACAATTTCATGATCTGAAAAAGCTTATCTTAGAGCGATTCCAGAAGCTTCATTACAAATCGATTCAAGATGCGATGATCGGATTGATTAACAAGCGTATGATCCACGTAATTCTTTCGATAACCACTATTGATAGGGACAAACTTTGCGGTGAATTGAATTCAGTTGAAGTAGACGCACTTACGAATCAATTGAAGGATAGAAGATTTAAGATAAAGGGAACGCTATCATGGCGAGATGCTCAGGTTACCGCAGGTGGTGTAGCGACCGAAGAGATCGATGGGAAAACACTCGAGTCAAAGATCGTACCCGGTCTTTTCTTTGCAGGCGAAGTGATCGATATTCATGGAGACTCAGGTGGATACAATCTTGCCTGGGCGTGGGCATCAGGATATGTTGCCGGAATGTATGCGGGTAAGAGATGAATATCCAATGTCCAATAACCAATATCCAATGATGAAGGTGAATAAATTGAACGAATATGATTCCCTTCTCCTGGTGAGAAAAAGATCAATTTGGGTTGAGCAAATTGGGTTGCGGTCGATTGAAAAATATTCAAAATGTAAGATTGTCGAATAGGGATTTAATATGATAAATCTAAAAAAAAAATATGTTGATTTTAAACTTGGAAATTGGTCATTCCTTGTTGGCTATTGGATATTGATTTATGATCAGAATTGAAGAAATAAAACTGCCGATCCATGCTTCTCGAATGCAATTGAAAGAAGAGATTCGTAAGATACTTCAGTTGGATCCAGACGCATTTGATTATTACAAGTTGATCAAAAAAGCAGTTGATGCACGAAAAATGAATAACATTAAATTTGTGTATACTGTTGATGTGATAATTTCTAATATTACACTTGAGAAAAAAATCATAAAACGCATTAATGAAGCAAAATACAATAAAGTTAAGAAAAGACACAGGATACGAGTTGTCGAACCTTATTCTTATGAAATAGCGAGAATTCAATCCGAAAAAGCATTCCATCGACCAGTAATAATCGGTTCTGGTCCAGCTGGACTTTTTGCCGGTTTGCTTCTTTCAAAAGCAGGACTGCAACCTCTTATTATTGAAAAGGGAAAAGAGGTCGATGAGCGAGTAAAGGATGTTGAACATTTTATAAAAACAGGTGAACTCAACACATGCTCGAACATTCATTTTGGAGAAGGTGGAGCTGGCACGTTTTCTGATGCAAAACTGTACACACTTATCAATGATCATCGTACTAAATATATTTTTGATGAACTGATTGCTGCAGGAGCGCCAACTGAGATCGCTTATAGTGCACGACCGCATATTGGAACCGATAATCTTAGAAAAGTAGTCAAAAATCTTCGTGAGAAAATTGAGCAACAGGGTGGCGAATTATTATTTGAGCATGAATTGGAAGATGTTTTCATAAAAAACGATTCTATTCATCAGATTAAAATAAAAAATGAAATTCATAATGTTTCGCATCTAGTACTTGCAGTTGGTAATGCTGCACGTGATACCTTTGAAATGCTGTACAATCATGATATGCAAATGGAAGCTAAACCCTTTTCAATGGGAGTTCGAATCGAGCATCCACGTGAGTACATCAATAAACTTCAATATGGTGATTTCAATAAAGATAAGAAATTACCGCAAGCACATTACAAACTTGCTGTTCATCTAAAAAATGGAAGGGGAGTCTATACATTTTGCATGTGCCCAGGTGGTTCGGTTGTTCCTGCTGCAACGGAAGCAAGTGGTGTAGTCACAAACGGTATGAGTACGTTTGCGCAGGATAACATAAATTCAAATTCAGCACTTCTTGTTAGCGTTACACCCGACGATTATCCAACCGAACATCCGCTCTCAGGAATCCAATTTCAGAGAAGATTTGAACAGAGAGCGTTCACTTACGATGGAGGAGATTATTTTGCACCAACACAGCTATTGGGAGACTTTCTCGAAGGAAACTCAACATCGCTTTATAAGAGTGTTATACCAAGTTATAAACCAGGAACTCATTCTGGAGATTTAAGAGAGTGTTTGCCAGATTTTGTATATGAGAGTTTAAAAGAAGCAATACCTCTTCTTGATAAGAAAATGCCTGGTTTTGCGTACCCGTCAGCCGTTTTGACTGCAATCGAGACACGCAGTTCATCACCAGTTCGCATCATTCGTGGAGATGATCTTCAATCAAACATCAAAGGGATTTTTCCGGCTGGCGAAGGAGCAGGATATGCTGGTGGGATTGTATCTTCAGCGGTTGATGGCATGAAGGTTGCAGAGAAGATTATTGATTTGTACCGGGGAGCACTATGACAAAAGTACTGTTCATCTGGAAGGTCAGAGATGAGTTAAAATATTATGTAAGCAAGGGGCTTTCGTCGTTGGATGTAGAGCTCATCTTTCCTCAAAACGCGAATGAGGAATTCTATTTGGAACATGCCCAGGATGCAGACATTATCGTTGGATGGCGACCGACCCAAGCACTCCTCGATAGTGCATCGAAACTAAAATTATTCATAAATCCAGGTGCAGGAGTGCAACATCTACTTCAGATGTTTGGTGAATTACAACGAAAAAAAGACATTGTGCTTGTAAATGGACATGGAAATGCATATTTCACTGCCCAGCATATCGTCGGTTTGCTCCTTACATTGATGAACAAGATCATACCGCATCATAATTGGATGGTTGAAGGAAAATGGCGGCTTGGAGATACAGATGCGAAGTCAATACCGTTACGTGATAAGCACATCGGGCTCCTTGGGTATGGGAATGTAAACAAAAGAGTGCATACATTTCTGAGTACATTCGATGTTTCTTTTTCAATCTTAAGAAAATACTGGGATAAGGATGAAGATTATCAATATCCGACACATTTCGATAAATATTCATTTTCAGAGCTGCATGAATTTCTCAAATCAACCGATATCCTTATTATTGCAATTCCATTGACTTCCTTAACTGAAGGATTAATTGGTGAAAAAGAACTGAAACTTCTTGGTAAAGAAGGTTTACTTGTAAGTGCCGGTAGGGGGGCAGTAATTGATGAAAAAAATCTCTATGAAGCACTGAGAGATCGAACTATAGCCGGTGCTGCAATTGATGTATGGTATGACTATCAACCGGAACCTGATAAAGAGGAAAGAAAATTCCCAACAAAATTCCCATTCCATGAACTTGAAAATGTAGTCCTTTCACCTCACAGAGCAGCTTCTCCATTTGACTATCTGCGACGTTGGGATGAGGTGATAGAGAATATTAACCGTTTTGTAAGAGGAGAGAAGAAATTTCTCAACGAAGTGAATGTTGAAGAGGGTTATTAAATTCAATGCTAAATCTTAAATCCTTAACATACCCAGAATTAGAAGAGCTGATTAAATCAATAAGTGGGAAGAAATACAGAGCTACGCAGCTTTTCAAAGCTATACACCAGCAGTATGCTGCTTCAATTCAGGAAATCGATCTGCTCCCCAAAGATCTCAGGAATAAGTTAGCTAAGCAAAACTATGTCGATACACTTGTTATTGAAAAGCGTTTTGATTCACAGATAGATGGAACAAAAAAATATCTGTTCCGATTACATGATGACCATCTGATCGAAAGCGTATTGATGAGATACAAGCATGGCTACAGCGCGTGCCTTTCCACCCAGGTGGGCTGCAGAATGGGATGCCTGTTTTGCGCATCAACAAAGGGTGGGCTGGTAAGAGATTTGAGTGCAGGTGAGATTGTCGATCAAGTCTATCATATTCAGCAAGATGCTGGAGTAAAGATCTCTAATATTGTACTTATGGGAAGCGGCGAACCGCTCGAAAATTATGAGAATGTTCTAAAATTTCTTTCAATTATCCATGATGAAAATGGACAAAATATCGGATACAGACATATAACATTATCAACTGTTGGAATTCCAGAAAAAATAAAACAACTCGCTGATAAGGAATTGCAGATCACGCTTTCGATCTCACTCCATGCACCGAATGATGAACTCAGGAAGAAGATAATGCCGATTGCACAGAAGTATTCAATCAAAGCAATTCTTGATGCATGTAACTATTGTATAAAGAAAACTCATCGCAGGATCACTTTCGAATATGCTTTAATAAAGGGCTTGAATGACTCTGAAGATGATACACGACAACTTGCAGCATTACTGAAAGGTATGCTCTGTCATGTGAACCTTATCCCTATGAATCCGATAAAAGAGTCGGAACTACAACCTTCATCAAAAAAGAAAACTCAACAGTTTTGTGATACACTTACTTCAAAAAGAATAAATGTAACAATTCGTAGAGAATTAGGAGGAGATATTAATGCTGCATGCGGGCAGTTGAGACGGGATTATTATTTAACCACGAAAAGCAAAAAAAATAAATAAAGAAGAGTAAGAGTGTGGATTAACAAAAAATTGTTGACAAAAAAGTATAGAAAATTTTGGGATTTACTTGTTAGTGTATTCATCCTCAAAGCCATAATCTAATTAAATCAAATATTTTAATGATAGAAAAGAAACTAGAATTACATATTGGAGGACAAAGCATGAAAAAAATCATTATTTTGGTTGTTTTAATTTGTGTTTCATTCTTTATGTTTTCGTGCAGTAAATCAACAGACACAGATACAACAGCTCCAACAGTTACCATAACTTTTCCGGCAAATAACCAGCAATTCACACAAGGGGCAGTTATAACAATAACTGTAACTGCAACAGATGCAAGAGGTATTAAAGAAGTAAAATTCTATATTGATGGCACACAAGTTGGAACAGACGATACGACTCCGTATGAGTATGAATGGGATACCGGTGCACTTAAAGATACCACGCATTCTATCTATGCAAAAGCGTGGGATAATAATGACAATATCGGTACATCAAGTACGATCAATGTTACACTAACAAACACAGTCACAGACTATGATGGAAATGTTTATCATATCGTAAAGATCGGCGATCAAGAATGGTTATTGGAAAACTTGAAAGTAACACATTTTAAAAACGGGGATGCAATACCTCAAGAAACTGATAATGCAACATGGGCTGATTTAACCACTGCAGCATACTGCATGTATGACAATTCTACTACATACGGACAGGCATATGGTTATTTGTATAACTGGTATGCGGTTAGTGATACAAGGGGACTTGCACCTGAAGGATGGCATATCCCGTCAGATGAGGAGTGGAAAGAACTTGAAATGGCTCTTGGTATGTCGCAGGCTGAAGCTGATGCAGTAGGTTGGAGGGGTACTGATCAGGGTGGTCAGTTGAAAGAAGCCGGGACAACACACTGGGCTAATCCAAATACTGCTGCTACAAACACTTCGGGCTTTACTGCTCTGGGTGGAGGACGACGCAGCGGATCAACCGGTTATTTTACATCAATCGGGAATTATGCATTTTTCTGGACTTCTACTGAATATGATGCTGATAATATTTGGACTCGCTGGCTTGCCCATGATACTTCACAAATTGATCGAACAGGTTATCCCTTGAAGGGTGGTTACACAGTCCGATGTGTAAGAGACTAAATAGAAAAAAAAATTTGGAGTGTTATGAATATTCATAGCACTCCTTTTTTTATATTTGAATGCTACTTTAATCAAAATATTGACAAATATTTTTAAATAAATACGCATGGGGTATGTTTTTGGCAGTCATATTATAAACTTTTTAAGGAAATGATGAAAAAAATACTACTCATATTTGTTTCTATTTTTGCTATATTGTCAATCTCCTGTAATAACACCGGTCCTGACCCTGAACCAATCACGGTTACAATAACTTCTCCGGAAGATTCTCAGGAGTTCCTTAAAGGGGATATTGTTACGATATCAGCCACAGTTAATGAAAAATCTGATCTATATTTTGTTGCTTTCTTCATTGATGATGTCGATATGGGGTGTGATTTTGAACCACCGTATGAGTATCAATGGGACACTGAAATAGCTAAGAATTCTGATCATAGTATCTATGTAGAAGCATGGGATATGAAAGATAATACCGGAACTTCAAATGTTATACATGTCACTCTTATTACATCAATTACGGATATTGATGGGAATCAATACAATATCATTAAGGTTGGTTCCCAATATTGGTTGAAAGAGAACCT of the Candidatus Cloacimonadota bacterium genome contains:
- a CDS encoding NAD(P)/FAD-dependent oxidoreductase; this translates as MIRIEEIKLPIHASRMQLKEEIRKILQLDPDAFDYYKLIKKAVDARKMNNIKFVYTVDVIISNITLEKKIIKRINEAKYNKVKKRHRIRVVEPYSYEIARIQSEKAFHRPVIIGSGPAGLFAGLLLSKAGLQPLIIEKGKEVDERVKDVEHFIKTGELNTCSNIHFGEGGAGTFSDAKLYTLINDHRTKYIFDELIAAGAPTEIAYSARPHIGTDNLRKVVKNLREKIEQQGGELLFEHELEDVFIKNDSIHQIKIKNEIHNVSHLVLAVGNAARDTFEMLYNHDMQMEAKPFSMGVRIEHPREYINKLQYGDFNKDKKLPQAHYKLAVHLKNGRGVYTFCMCPGGSVVPAATEASGVVTNGMSTFAQDNINSNSALLVSVTPDDYPTEHPLSGIQFQRRFEQRAFTYDGGDYFAPTQLLGDFLEGNSTSLYKSVIPSYKPGTHSGDLRECLPDFVYESLKEAIPLLDKKMPGFAYPSAVLTAIETRSSSPVRIIRGDDLQSNIKGIFPAGEGAGYAGGIVSSAVDGMKVAEKIIDLYRGAL
- the rlmN gene encoding 23S rRNA (adenine(2503)-C(2))-methyltransferase RlmN encodes the protein MLNLKSLTYPELEELIKSISGKKYRATQLFKAIHQQYAASIQEIDLLPKDLRNKLAKQNYVDTLVIEKRFDSQIDGTKKYLFRLHDDHLIESVLMRYKHGYSACLSTQVGCRMGCLFCASTKGGLVRDLSAGEIVDQVYHIQQDAGVKISNIVLMGSGEPLENYENVLKFLSIIHDENGQNIGYRHITLSTVGIPEKIKQLADKELQITLSISLHAPNDELRKKIMPIAQKYSIKAILDACNYCIKKTHRRITFEYALIKGLNDSEDDTRQLAALLKGMLCHVNLIPMNPIKESELQPSSKKKTQQFCDTLTSKRINVTIRRELGGDINAACGQLRRDYYLTTKSKKNK